The Rouxiella sp. WC2420 region GCATGGCCGGTATCGAGGTGCGTAAGGGGCGCGGCGTGGTGCTCAACGATGAAGACAACGCCGAGATCTGGCGCAAGTGGCAGAAAGCCAGCATTGACGATATCGACAGCGCCGATGGCCTCGACGTCATGATGTTGTGCGCTGAACAGATGGATCTGTCATTAACCGCTATCTGGCACGCCGTGCATGGCTGGCACAGCAACAAAAAGCCAGAGCCCGCAGCAATGCGGAAGATGGCATGAGCCAACGCAACCAGACGCTGACTGAAGGACTTGTCGCGCCGGTCAACGTGCCAGAGCCCTGCCGCCGCAAAGCGGTGAGGCAGCTGACGATGTTCCGGTGCGGTAAGAACAACTTCACGCGCATCAAAGCGAACGGAGCGGACTATCTCAAAATCGACATTGGCCTGTTCTGGCGGCTGTTAAGTAAAAACAGCGGCAAAGACTGGGAACTGATGACGCATGAGAGATACAGCAAGGCGATCTGGAAATAGCGAGTGTTGTCACTCTGTATCCCGCGCGGGGTGCAGCAATAACAGCATTCACCCGATGGCACGTAGCGATCGGCGGCAAAAGGAAATGACATGAATCTCCCCTCTGACAGCTTAATCGCTTTCACGATGGAAAAAATGCAGGCGCGCCTTGCGGAAAAATCCAGTGACGATGGCGTCTCGCAGCTGCGCAGCGGTTTACTCTATCTCGGCAATGTTCAGGATGCTTACCCGCGCCAGCTGCTGCTTGATACGCGGCTCTCACCGCTCGATAAAATGGCGTGGATGATGATCAGGCTCTACGCGCAGCAAAACCACGGCGCAGTATTCCCCAGCTATGACGAGCTGCAGCTGCAGCTTGCTTCCCCGCATAAAGGTAAGGCATCGCGCGAAACGGTCAGCCGCGTGCTGCTGATGTTGCGGCTTACCGGCTGGCTCAGCCTGTGCAAGCGCGTTCGTGACGATCAGGGACGCGTGCGCGGCAATATCTATGCGCAACACGACGAACCGCTAACCTGCTGTGACGCCGAAATCATGGACCCGGCGTGGCTCGATACTGTCGCTGAAGCGTGCCGCAGCGGCAATAAAACCATCAAGCAAACCGCGCTGCAGGTGCTGGATGAAATTAAAAATGACCCGCAGATGCGCCACTGCAAAAGCCATATTAGCCAGATCGAAAGTCGTCTGGGCAAGCCTCAAACGCCCCAGGAAATGGCCGCAGCCAGGAAGCTCACTCACCCCAATTCGGTTTCCGAACCGGGTATACAAACACCGAGTTCGGAAGCCGAACCCAGCATACCGGCGCATTCAAATTCACTGAGTTCGGTTTCCGAACCCTCGCTGATACCAAGGCTTCGGCCCGGAGTTCGGAATCCGAACGGTAACGTACGTTGTTTTACACAAGGTGTGAAAAAAAACACGTATACACCGGCTACGCCGTCATCGGAAATCATCCCCGAACGCTACCGGCAGCGCTTCAGCCAGGAAGATCTCGCCATGCTTGAACACCGGCTGGCAGCATTGCCCGTTGAGCAGTCGCAGCAGCTGCTTCACCAACTTGGCCAGAACCTCGATGCCGGTTCAATCCAGAACCCAACCGGCTGGCTGCTGGCGATCATCAAAAAAGCGAGAACCGGCCAGTTCACTCACGTTGCTGATTCGCCGTCTGTCACCGCACCGACCAAACCGGCACAACCTGAACCAACGACGAGAGCAACCAGCTCCGCCGCTGACATCGCCGGGATCGTGCAATCGATACGCCAACGTCTGAACAGCTAACGAGCCAGATAACTGGCAGTTGTGTGAATGGTTTTACGATAGATGTTGCCTTAACGCTCCTGAAAACTGGCGCAGCATCATCAACTATATGGAGTGGGAAATGGCTGAAGAAAAGAACGAAACCGATACGGCCAAAGCGGGCGCGTTACGCTCCTCTTTGACCATTGAACTGCACTCGCATTATGCGATTCGATTATGGGAAGGCCGCAGACGCCAACCTGATGACCTGCGCGAACGAGGCAGGCCGCAAATCCTCAGCATGCCGCGTGTGATTCAGCGCGCCGGTTTGATGAGTCGTGACGCTGAGGGCGACAATCCTTATGCAGATATGGCGCTGTTGAAGCTGGAAAACGCGCTGGATTTGGCGACCACAGAGATCCAGAAGTTAGTGGATGAGCTGGAGGCGACGCTCAAAGCTATCCCCGCGCGGATCTCACTGACAGATGTCTCGTCAGTGTCGCCGCTCAATATTGGCGTCTTCAGTCGCACGCCGCTGGGTTATCGCTGCGTCTGGCTGCTGGTTGGTTACGACCAATTGGCGATGAAGGTGTTTCAGGCATCTCATTACGGCCTGATCAGCGGCAAAGAGCGCGATGAAATGCTCAGCAATGGCGGCCATCTGGTGCGTAAAGTGTATGGCGTTGCGCAGCATTACCGTTCGTTCGCCGTAACGCGCGCAGATCTGGAGCAGAAGACGGTGATTGCCAGCGAGGCCGTCAAGCTGCTGGGCGATGTTTATCCGGAGGTGATGACGGGGAAAATGCTCTCTACCTTTTCACCCAACCTGAAAAAGCTGGCGGAAAATAGTGAAGCTTCTGAATAACTTTCTGGCGCTTCAGCAAAGCCTTTTATGTCCTCAGCGATGCTGATAAGGTTAACAGGCTTCGATGTAGCACCCCGTGACTGCGGGATGGTTGGATGTCTTTTACGGGGACAGAAAATCATCAGTCCGGCAGGCAAATCACCGCACATCCGATTTGGTCTGTAAGGCGCACGCCCTCCGTGAAAACCGCGCCGGAGCTTCAACTCCCGGAGTAACGAATACACCACCGGTCTGCGTGCAGGCCCTGAGCGCTGGCAATTGCTGGCGCTTTTTTATTTTCATTCCCGCAAAACTACTTAATCGCTGACATCCGCTTTTAGCGGAAGGACACTGGAACGGCATTATTGTTGTTGTCTCAACAACCAGCCAATGTTTCAGCAGCCTGAGAGAGACGCTTAGGCGGTTGCCATCTAAAACTTCATGACCTGAGAGAAGTGCTGCTTTTGCAGTGGTCGATCCGCTCAACCTCTTAATGCGGATGTCACCTGTGTGATGAGGTTCTTTGTACTGACCAGCCAGCGCGGCATAGCTATCCGCGCTTCCTGACGGAAAGCATTTATCCGTCAGGGATGAATGTTTCTCCGTCACTATTTCCCACTCCTGGAGTAAACATCATGACTGCTACCACTACCAACAACGCTGCAAACAACACCATCAACACTTCTACTAAAGCTGAATACTTCAATCTCAACATCAAGGGCCTGGGTTATCTTAGCAATATTCGCAGAATTGAAACCCTCACTGGCAGCTTCCTCAGCGTGGTGATTAATGCTCTGAGTGGCCCCACTGACAACCCTACCTATGTACGCTTTGATGCCACGGTCGCCGGTAAGGAAGCAACGGACCTTATAAGCCGCTGCCAGAAAGCCGTAGACGAGGACCAGAAAGTGCTGCTTGGGTTTACCCTCAGCAACCTGACGTCAGACATTTTCACGCTCAACAAAGGTGATCATGCAGGCGAACAGCGGGTTAGCTTGAAAGCCAGACTGATTAAGGTCGATTGGATAAAGATCGGCCAGCAGATGGTCTATAAGGCAGAAAAAATCGAAACGACTCCACCGAGCTATGCTGAAGAGCATCGCTCATATGCTAAAAATTCCTTTTAGCATAAACAAAACGCCGTGATATGTGTCACGGCGTTTTTCTTCAATGAGCAAACACTACTCTTCAGAAAATTTTAACTATGTAAGCAGTGAACTTGGTGTTATAAAAACAAAAAATAAATTTCTTTTTCACAAGGACAGTAGAATGTCATTTAAACTTCGTCATTGCGTCATCCATGATTTGATTAAAGAGTCTGGGAAGCAGGCAGTTGAGACTAAAATTAAAACTAAAGTTCTCCCAAATAATGATATCTATGTTCAAACTTTGATTGAAGAGCTTTATGGCCTTATAGGGAAAAAGGAAAGCCAGGCTGCTCGTGGCACTTTTGATTCTAATATTGATGTTTATAAAGTACCTGCAGCTTTTAATAAATATTATGAAAGCAATTCAACTAGTGAAGATTTCATTTCCTTCTCCAAAACATGTATGAATGAGCTTTCCAAGCAAGCAAAA contains the following coding sequences:
- a CDS encoding PFL_4669 family integrating conjugative element protein; translated protein: MAEEKNETDTAKAGALRSSLTIELHSHYAIRLWEGRRRQPDDLRERGRPQILSMPRVIQRAGLMSRDAEGDNPYADMALLKLENALDLATTEIQKLVDELEATLKAIPARISLTDVSSVSPLNIGVFSRTPLGYRCVWLLVGYDQLAMKVFQASHYGLISGKERDEMLSNGGHLVRKVYGVAQHYRSFAVTRADLEQKTVIASEAVKLLGDVYPEVMTGKMLSTFSPNLKKLAENSEASE
- a CDS encoding STY4534 family ICE replication protein — protein: MTATTTNNAANNTINTSTKAEYFNLNIKGLGYLSNIRRIETLTGSFLSVVINALSGPTDNPTYVRFDATVAGKEATDLISRCQKAVDEDQKVLLGFTLSNLTSDIFTLNKGDHAGEQRVSLKARLIKVDWIKIGQQMVYKAEKIETTPPSYAEEHRSYAKNSF
- a CDS encoding STY4528 family pathogenicity island replication protein, producing MNLPSDSLIAFTMEKMQARLAEKSSDDGVSQLRSGLLYLGNVQDAYPRQLLLDTRLSPLDKMAWMMIRLYAQQNHGAVFPSYDELQLQLASPHKGKASRETVSRVLLMLRLTGWLSLCKRVRDDQGRVRGNIYAQHDEPLTCCDAEIMDPAWLDTVAEACRSGNKTIKQTALQVLDEIKNDPQMRHCKSHISQIESRLGKPQTPQEMAAARKLTHPNSVSEPGIQTPSSEAEPSIPAHSNSLSSVSEPSLIPRLRPGVRNPNGNVRCFTQGVKKNTYTPATPSSEIIPERYRQRFSQEDLAMLEHRLAALPVEQSQQLLHQLGQNLDAGSIQNPTGWLLAIIKKARTGQFTHVADSPSVTAPTKPAQPEPTTRATSSAADIAGIVQSIRQRLNS